One Passer domesticus isolate bPasDom1 unplaced genomic scaffold, bPasDom1.hap1 HAP1_SCAFFOLD_37, whole genome shotgun sequence genomic window carries:
- the LOC135292517 gene encoding zinc finger protein 239-like, translating to MSLDMESGGRSWSQRSELVVHEEVPDGEKPHKCEECGKSFRHSSNLMRHQRTHTGEWPYECDQCRKRFQTSSDLLMHQRTHTEEKPFRCPDCGQGFRRNSHLVTHRRIHTGERPHECEECGKSFRQSSNLVQHQRTHTGERPYECGECGKRFSQSSSLICHQRIHIGERPYKCGECGKSFSQHSSLIVHQKTHSGERPYECSKCGKGFRTHSHLLLHYWSHTEERPFCCPDCGKGFRQNCHLVRHRRIHSGERPYECPQCGKSFSSSSNLTQHQRRHLGTRALVVRVS from the exons atgtccctggacatggagtcag gcggccggagCTGGAGCCAGAGgtcggagctggtggtccatgaggaggttcctgatggagagaagccccacaagtgcgaggagtgtgggaagagcttcaggcacagctccaacCTGATGAGgcaccagaggacccacactggggagtggccctacgagtgtgatcagtgcaggaagaggtttcagaccagctctgatctcctcatgcaccagcgcacgcacacagaggagaagcccttccgctgccccgactgcgggcagggcttcaggcggAACTCCCATCTTGTCacgcaccggcgcatccacactggggagaggccccacgagtgtgaggaatgtgggaagagcttcaggcagagctccaatCTGGTCCagcaccagaggacccacactggggaacggccctacgagtgtggagagtgtgggaagagattcagccagagctccagtCTGATCTGCCACCAGAGAATCCACatcggggagaggccctacaagtgtggggagtgtgggaaaagcttcagccagCATTCCAGCctgattgtccaccaaaagacccactctggggagaggccctatgagtgttccaagtgtgggaaggggtttcggacccactcccatctcctcctgcactattggagtcacacagaggagaggcccttctgctgccccgactgcgggaagggattcaggcagaACTGCCACCTTGtcaggcaccggcgcatccacagcggggagaggccctacgaatgtccccagtgtgggaagagcttctccagcagctctaacttgacccaacaccaacggaggcacc TGGGGACCAGGGCTCTGGTAGTCCGTGTCTCGTAG